The nucleotide sequence CGTAGTAGTACTCGGCGGCGGCCTGGATGCCGTAGACGTTGCCGCCGAAGCCGACGATGTTGAGGTAGCCGCGGAGGATCTCGCTCTTCGTGTACTTCTTCTCGACCGTGATCGCGTAGCGGAGCTCCTTGAGCTTGCGCTGCGGTGTCACGGCGGTCACCTGGGCGTAGCAGGCGTCGGCCTTCTTCGCGTCGGAGTACTCGGTGGCGCACCGCTCGACGAGCACGTTCTTCACGTACTGCTGCGTGATCGACGAGCCGCCCTGCACGTCGCCGCCGATGGTGGTGGCGAGGATGCCCCGGATCGTCCCGGAGATGTCGAGCGCACCCTCGGTGTAGAACCGTGGGTCTTCCGCCGCCACGGCGGCGTCCTTCGCGGTCTGCGCGATCTGGTCGGAGGCCACGTCGGTGCGGTTCTCGGTGTAGAACGTGGCGATCTTCACGTTCGCCGAGCCGTCCTTGGCGTAGATGCTCGATGCCTGGGCCGGCTGGGTGATCTGCAGGTAGCTCGGCAGCGAGTTGAACGCGTTCACGCCGGTCGCGACGGCGTTGCCGGTCACCACGGCCCCGGGCAGCGCGAGAACGCCCACCAGCACCCCCGCGACCACGGCGAGGCCGACGAACGACACGAGCGCCGCGAAGATCCCGGGAGGGCGTCGAAGCGTCGAGGGTCGCGGCTGCACGGGTCGGGTCGGGGCAGAGGAACTCACACTGCACGGTAGGTCGGCGCCCTGTCGATTTCGCTGGGGTGAGGCCCGGCTCCAGGGTTTCCGGGGTCACTCGATAGGGTTTTGTCATGAATCCGGCTCCCGAACCCGACTCGGCACAGGTCGTGACCACCCCGGGCATCCTCCAGCCCGGCGTCGACGTGCCCGACGGAGCCCTGTACCTCCCCGCCACCGCCGCCCACACGCTCTGGGGTCGGCTCCCCTGCGCGACCGACGTCGCCGTGCTCACCGTCGAGCCCGGCACGGAGGTCGTCATCGACACCGTCAGCCACGAGGGGATCCTCGACGACCAGGGGCGTGACCCCGTCGCCTTCTTCGGCCAGCACGGGGTGCCGCGCGACGCGGTGCTCGACGACGCCATCGAGATCGCCGCGTCCGAGGGGCGACGGGACGCAGGATCCGACGGCCCGCACGTGATCACCGGCCCCGTCGCGGTCACCGGCGCCGAACCCGGCGACCTGCTCACCATGACCCTGGTCCGCGCCGAGCCCCGCGTGCCGTACGGCGTCATCTCGAACCGACACGGCCGCGGCGCGCTCCCCGACGAGTTCCCGCAGGGCGTCATGAACGTCAGCGTCTTCGCCGCCGCCGACGTACATGCCGGTGTCGGCATGCTTCCGCGAGTGGCGGGCGGCGAGCGGGACGTCACGTTCCCGCTACGCCCGTTCCTCGGCATCATGGGCGTCGCCGCGGCCGGGTCCTCGCGGCCCCATTCCGTGCCGCCCGGGCCGTTCGGCGGCAACATCGACATCAATCTCCTCGTCGAGGGCGCGTCGCTGCACCTGCCGGTGCAGGTGCCCGGGGGCCTCGCCTACGTCGGCGATCCGCACTTCGCCCAGGGCGACGGCGAGGTGGCGCTCACCGCGATGGAAGCCTCGCTGCGCGTGACGGTGCGCTTCGATCTCACCAAGCGCGACGAGGCTCTCGCCGCGTTCGGGGCGATCGCCGGGCCTCTCGCCGAGACGGCCGAGTACCTCGTGCCGACCGGGCTCTCGGAGGACCTCGACGAGGCCGTCCGAAACTGCGTCCGTGCCGCCATCGACTTGTTACATGCCCGATACGGCATGGACCCGGACCTCGCCTACGCGTACCTCTCGGCGGCGACGGACTTCGACATCTCCCAGGTGGTGGACCTGGTCAAGGGCGTGCACGCCCGCATCCGGAAGGCGGACTTCGGTGAGTGACACGAGCGGCTCGACGGCGCCGGCGGGAGCCTCGGCTCCTGCGCCCCTGATCTCGACCATCGACGGAGATGTGCCCGACGGGCTGCTCGACGCGTTCGACGCCTACGAGGCCGCGCTCGCCGCCAACGACCAGGAGGCGCTGGCCGACGCGTTCGAGGACTCCCCCGGATCGCTGCGCGCCGACGGCAACGGGCTGCTCGTGGGGCACGAGGCGATCACCGCGTTCCGCGGGCGTCGCGGCGTCGCCCCGTCACGCTCGGTGGTGCAGCGGCACATCCGCGTGCTCGACGACGGAGCGGCGCTCGTGGTGTCGGTCAACGCCCCCGCGTCGGGCGGCCGCGGCGTCGTCACGCAGCTCTGGCGCCGCAGTGCCGCCGACGGCACGTGGCGGATCGCCGTCGCGCAGGTGCAGGCGCCGACCCCGGTCTTCGACACTCGCATCTGGCGCGTCGTCGGCGCCCCGCTCGTGCCGTCGTCCGCCGACTCGGCCGCGGCCGACGCTCTGATCGACGGGCTCGGATCCGCCGACGACGAGTCGGTGCCCGGCCCTCTGACGGGCGAGACCGTGGCGGTCAAGGACCTCTTCGCGGTCGCCGGGCACCGGGTGGGGGCCGGGGTGCCGTCGTTCCTGAGCGAGCAGGATCCTGCGCCCTTCCACTCCCCCGCTGTGCAGGCGCTGCTCGACGCCGGCGCGTCCATTCTCGGCATCGCGCAGACCGACGAGTTCGCGTTCAGCATCGCCGGTCGCAACTCGGCGTACGGCACCCCGCCTAACGGCGTCGTGCCGGGCGCCATCTCGGGCGGGTCGACCAGCGGGCCCGCGTCGGCCGTCGCCCTCGGGCACGTCTCCATCGGGCTCGGCACCGACACCGGCGGCTCGATCCGCGTGCCGGCGTCGTACCAGGGGCTGTGGGGCCTGCGCACCACGCACGGCGTCGTGCGCCGGACCGACGTGCTTCCGCTCGCGCCGACCTTCGACACCGTCGGCTGGCTGACCCGGAGCGCGTCGCTGCTCGGCGCCGTGGCCTCGGCGACCCTCACGGGGGTCTCGGCGTCGGCCGTGCCGCAACAGCGCCCGGTTGAGTCGTCGTTCGTGGTCGATCCGCGGCTGCTGTCGTCGCTGTCGGAGGGCGTGCGCGATGCGTTCGAGGGGTTCCTCGGGGCGTCGATCGAGTCGGGGCTCATCGACGCGCCGGCCGAGGTGGCCCTCGGAGACATCGCGCACCTGTACGAGCTGTTCCGCGTGATCCAGGCCGCCGAGGCGTGGCAGTCGCACGGAGCCTGGATCGAGGCACACCCGGGGGCGCTCGCGCCCGACGTGTCGGCGCGATTCGAATTCGGCCGCAGCGTGACGCCGTCGCAGGAGTCCGCGGCCCGCGACGAGCTCGAGGTGCAGCGCGAGCATCTCGAGCACGTGCTGGCGGATCGGATCCTGCTGCTGCCCAGCGCCTCGTCGGCCGCTCCCTCGCTGACGGCGACGCCCGCCGAGTTCGACCGGATCCGCTCGAATACCCTCGGCCTGACGTGCATCGCCGGCGTGGGCGGGCTGCCCGCGGTCTCCGCGCCTCTGCTCGAGGTGCCGGCGGGCCCGGTCGGCCTGTGTCTCGTCGGCCCGCGCGGCGGTGACCTCGCTCTGGTGGAGGTGGCGGCGGCCCTCGCCGCGTAAGTTGACACGCGTGTGCGACGCCGTGCTACGCAGGCGTGCTACGCTGTGCTACATGGATACTGTCACTCATCGTGAGATGCGCAACAACAGCGGAGACCTCTTGAGGCGCGCCCAAGCAGGCGAGTCGGTCCTCATCAGCAACAACGGTCACGTGGCTGCCATGCTCGTGCCGGCGCCACTCGACTCCCTCGACGTCCTCGTCGACGGGGGCCAGGCGCGATCGGCCCGCAAGCCGATCTCCACCCTGAGCCTCATTCGCCGTAGCGCGTCGGACCGCACCTCGGCCCAGATCATCGACGATGTGCGCGGTCGCTGGTGACGATCACCTACCTCGACACGTCCGCCGCCGTGAAGCTGGTCATCGACGAGACCGAGTCGCAGGCACTCGTCGACGCCCTGACCGAGACGTCGCCGCGCCTCGTCGCCTCGTGGTTGCTGCACACGGAGCTGCACTGCGCTGCAGGTCGGAATCCCTCGGTCTTCGAACCGGCAGCTCTTCAGCAGGTGCTCGACGTCGTCACGCTGGTCGATGTCACGAGGGGTGACCTGCTCGCTGCCGGAACCCATTCGCCGCTCCGGTCGAACGACGCCATCCACCTCGCCACGGCACTGCGGGTCGGTGCCGACGAAGTCCTCACGTACGACGCCGAGCTGGCCGCGTCCGCGCTGGCCGCCGGACTCGCGGTGTCCGCGCCGTCCTGACACGGAATTCACACGCGTGAAACAGTCGTTGCGTAGAATGGCGGCGTGAAACAGACTTTTCAGCCGATCGCACCGCCCGCACGTCTGCTCATGGGCCCCGGCCCGATCAACGCCGACCCCCGGGTCCTGCGCGCCATGTCGGCCCAGCTGGTCGGTCAGTACGACCCCTGGATGACCCGTGCCATGGACGAGACGCAGGCCCTCTACCGCCAGGTCTTCAAGACCGCGAACGAGCAGACCATGCTCGTCGACGGCACCAGCCGCGCCGGCATCGAGGCTGCCCTCGTCTCGCTCATCGAGCCGGGCGACCGCGTGCTCGTGCCAATCTTCGGGCGCTTCGGGCACCTCCTGCGCGAGATCGCCGAGCGCGCAGGAGCCGAGGTGCACGTCATCGAGACCGACTGGGGCCAGGTCTTCCCGCTCCGTGCGATCGAAGAGGCGATCACCCGCGTGCGACCCAAGGTGCTCGCCGTCGTGCACGGCGACACCTCCACGACGGTCGCGCAGCCCCTCGACGGCCTCGGCGAGATCTGCGCCCGCGAGGGAGTCCTCTTCTACACCGACGTCACGGCGAGCATCGGCGGCAACGAGTTCCCGACCGACGACCTGGGCCTGGACGCCGTCACCGCGGGCCTGCAGAAGTGCCTCGGCGGCCCGTCGGGCTCCTCGCCGGTGACGTTCTCGCAGAAGGCCGTCGACGTGATCTATGGCCGGAAGTCGGTCGAGGCGGGCATCCGCGGCGAGGGCGACGTGGCCGCCGCCGACCCGATCCGCTCGAACTACTTCGATCTCGCCATGATCTTCGACTACTGGGGCCCGAAGCGCCTCAACCACCACACCGAGGCCACGACGATGCTCTACGGGGCGCGAGAGTGCGCCCGCCTCCTCGTGGAGGAGGGCATCGACGACGCGGTGGCCCGCCACGAGCTGCACGGCCGAGCCATGCTCGAGGGCGTCCGCGGCCTCGGGCTCGACGTCTTCGGCGACACCTCGCACAAGATGAACAACGTGGTCGCCGTCGTGATCCCCGACGGCATCGACGGCGACGGTGCCCGAAGCGCCCTGCTCGACGACTTCGGCATCGAGATCGGCACCTCCTTCGGGCCGCTGCACGGCAAGGTGTGGCGCATCGGCACCATGGGCTACAACGCCCGGAAGGACGCCGTGCTCACGACGCTGTCTGCGCTCGAGTCGGTGCTCCGGCGCGGCGGCGTCTCAGTCACTGCGGGCGGGGGAGTGGGCGCGGCGTACGACGTGTACGACGACGTCGTGTCGCCGGCTCCTGCGCCCGTCGTCACCGAGTCGCTCGACGCCGGGAGCGCGCGGTGACTGCCGACAGGCCGCCGGTCGACGCCGCCGAGATCCTC is from Frondihabitans australicus and encodes:
- a CDS encoding pyridoxal-phosphate-dependent aminotransferase family protein: MGPGPINADPRVLRAMSAQLVGQYDPWMTRAMDETQALYRQVFKTANEQTMLVDGTSRAGIEAALVSLIEPGDRVLVPIFGRFGHLLREIAERAGAEVHVIETDWGQVFPLRAIEEAITRVRPKVLAVVHGDTSTTVAQPLDGLGEICAREGVLFYTDVTASIGGNEFPTDDLGLDAVTAGLQKCLGGPSGSSPVTFSQKAVDVIYGRKSVEAGIRGEGDVAAADPIRSNYFDLAMIFDYWGPKRLNHHTEATTMLYGARECARLLVEEGIDDAVARHELHGRAMLEGVRGLGLDVFGDTSHKMNNVVAVVIPDGIDGDGARSALLDDFGIEIGTSFGPLHGKVWRIGTMGYNARKDAVLTTLSALESVLRRGGVSVTAGGGVGAAYDVYDDVVSPAPAPVVTESLDAGSAR
- a CDS encoding AtzH-like domain-containing protein, encoding MSDTSGSTAPAGASAPAPLISTIDGDVPDGLLDAFDAYEAALAANDQEALADAFEDSPGSLRADGNGLLVGHEAITAFRGRRGVAPSRSVVQRHIRVLDDGAALVVSVNAPASGGRGVVTQLWRRSAADGTWRIAVAQVQAPTPVFDTRIWRVVGAPLVPSSADSAAADALIDGLGSADDESVPGPLTGETVAVKDLFAVAGHRVGAGVPSFLSEQDPAPFHSPAVQALLDAGASILGIAQTDEFAFSIAGRNSAYGTPPNGVVPGAISGGSTSGPASAVALGHVSIGLGTDTGGSIRVPASYQGLWGLRTTHGVVRRTDVLPLAPTFDTVGWLTRSASLLGAVASATLTGVSASAVPQQRPVESSFVVDPRLLSSLSEGVRDAFEGFLGASIESGLIDAPAEVALGDIAHLYELFRVIQAAEAWQSHGAWIEAHPGALAPDVSARFEFGRSVTPSQESAARDELEVQREHLEHVLADRILLLPSASSAAPSLTATPAEFDRIRSNTLGLTCIAGVGGLPAVSAPLLEVPAGPVGLCLVGPRGGDLALVEVAAALAA
- a CDS encoding type II toxin-antitoxin system VapC family toxin, whose protein sequence is MTITYLDTSAAVKLVIDETESQALVDALTETSPRLVASWLLHTELHCAAGRNPSVFEPAALQQVLDVVTLVDVTRGDLLAAGTHSPLRSNDAIHLATALRVGADEVLTYDAELAASALAAGLAVSAPS
- a CDS encoding acetamidase/formamidase family protein, with the translated sequence MNPAPEPDSAQVVTTPGILQPGVDVPDGALYLPATAAHTLWGRLPCATDVAVLTVEPGTEVVIDTVSHEGILDDQGRDPVAFFGQHGVPRDAVLDDAIEIAASEGRRDAGSDGPHVITGPVAVTGAEPGDLLTMTLVRAEPRVPYGVISNRHGRGALPDEFPQGVMNVSVFAAADVHAGVGMLPRVAGGERDVTFPLRPFLGIMGVAAAGSSRPHSVPPGPFGGNIDINLLVEGASLHLPVQVPGGLAYVGDPHFAQGDGEVALTAMEASLRVTVRFDLTKRDEALAAFGAIAGPLAETAEYLVPTGLSEDLDEAVRNCVRAAIDLLHARYGMDPDLAYAYLSAATDFDISQVVDLVKGVHARIRKADFGE
- a CDS encoding type II toxin-antitoxin system Phd/YefM family antitoxin, whose product is MDTVTHREMRNNSGDLLRRAQAGESVLISNNGHVAAMLVPAPLDSLDVLVDGGQARSARKPISTLSLIRRSASDRTSAQIIDDVRGRW